The following proteins come from a genomic window of Sorex araneus isolate mSorAra2 chromosome 1, mSorAra2.pri, whole genome shotgun sequence:
- the NIBAN2 gene encoding protein Niban 2, whose amino-acid sequence MGDVLSTHLDDARRQHIAEKTGKTLTEFLRFYEAQYGVALFHSKRHEIEGTGPPQAQLLWRKVPLEERIIFSGNLFQYQEDNKKWRNRFSLVPHNYGLILYENKVAYERQIPPRAIINSSGYRILTSVDQYLELVGHSLPGTTSKAGSAPILKCPTQFPLILWHPWARHYYFCMMTEAEQDKWQAVLRDCIRHCNNGIPEEAKVEGPAFTDAIRMFRQSREQYGTWDMLCGNEVQILSNLVMEELGPELKAELGPRLKGKPQERQRQWIQISDAVYRLVYEQAKERFEEVRARLQQARPAMEAVIRTDMDQVITSKEHLASKIRAFILPKAEVCVRNHVQPYLPSILEALMVPTSQGFTEVRDVLFKEVTDMNLNVINEGGIDKLGEYMERLSQLAFHPLKMQSCYEKMEPLRLDGLQQRFDVSSTAVFKQRAQILMREQMDNAVYTFETLLHQELGKGPTKEELCKSIQRILERVLKKYDYDSSTVRKRFFREALLQITIPFLLKKLAPTCKSELPRFQELIFEDFAKFILVENTYEEVVLQTVMKDILQAVKEAAVQRKHNLYRDSMVMHNSDPNLHLLAEGAPIDWGGEYGGGGDGAGMPGSPEAAALSEKRRRAKHVVSLVQEEEEAALPLEASPEPASPASPASPDSVTEIRGLLAREQQADSPAPAGPLPNGAPAQESPRPPAAPAPAPRVSPPPAKAPGPDSPKPSDQETGEQVSGPGGRAPIHTTTEDSAGVQTEF is encoded by the exons ATGGGGGACGTGCTGTCCACGCACCTGGACGACGCGCGGCGCCAGCACATCGCAG AGAAAACCGGGAAGACCCTGACAGAGTTCCTGCGCTTCTACGAGGCGCAGTATGGCGTGGCGCTGTTCCACAGCAAGCGGCACGAGATCGAGGGCACCGGGCCCCCGCAGGCGCAGCTGCTCTGGCGCAAG GTGCCCCTGGAGGAGCGGATCATCTTCTCGGGGAACCTGTTCCAGTACCAGGAGGACAACAAGAAGTGGAGGAACCGCTTCAGCCTGGTGCCCCACAACTACGGGCTGATCCTCTACGAGAACAAAGTG gCCTATGAGCGCCAGATCCCGCCCCGCGCCATCATCAACAGCTCCGGCTACCGGATCCTCACCTCCGTGGACCAGTACCTGGAGCTGGTGGGCCACTCCTTACCAG GGACCACGTCCAAGGCGGGCAGCGCCCCCATCCTCAAGTGCCCCACGCAGTTCCCACTCATCCTGTGGCACCCGTGGGCGCGCCACTACTACTTCTGCATGATGACCGAGGCCGAGCAGGACAAGTGGCAGGCGGTGCTGCGCGACTGCATCCGCCACTGCAATAACG ggaTCCCCGAGGAGGCCAAGGTGGAGGGCCCCGCGTTCACCGACGCCATCCGCATGTTCCGGCAGTCCCGGGAGCAGTACGGCACGTGGGACATGCTGTGCGGGAACGAGGTGCAG ATCCTGAGCAACCTGGTGATGGAGGAGCTGGGCCCCGAGCTGAAGGCCGAGCTGGGCCCGCGGCTGAAGGGGAAGCCCCAGGAGCGGCAGCGCCAGTGGATCCAG ATCTCGGACGCCGTGTACCGCCTGGTGTACGAGCAGGCCAAGGAGCGCTTCGAGGAGGTGCGGGCGCGGCTGCAGCAGGCCCGGCCGGCCATGGAGGCCGTCATCCGCACCGACATGGACCAGGTCATCACCTCCAAGGAGCACCTGGCCAGCAAGATCCGAG CCTTCATCCTCCCCAAGGCCGAGGTGTGTGTCCGCAACCACGTGCAGCCGTACCTGCCGTCCATCCTGGAGGCCCTCATGGTGCCCACCAGCCAGGGCTTCACCGAGGTGCGGGACGTGCTCTTCAAGGAGGTGACGGACATGAACCTGAACGTCATCAACGAGGGCGGCATCGACAAGCTGGGCGAG TACATGGAGAGGCTGTCGCAGCTGGCCTTCCACCCGCTCAAGATGCAGAGCTGCTACGAGAAGATGGAGCCGCTGCGGCTGGACGGGCTGCAGCAGCGCTTCGACGTGTCCAGCACCGCCGTGTTCAAGCAGCGGGCGCAGATCCTGATGCGCGAG CAAATGGACAACGCGGTGTACACCTTCGAGACGCTGCTGCACCAGGAGCTGGGGAAGGGGCCCACCAAGGAGGAGCTGTGCAAGTCCATCCAGCGCATCCTGGAGCGGGTGCTGAAG AAGTACGACTATGACAGCAGCACCGTGCGGAAGCGCTTCTTCCGGGAAGCCCTGCTGCAGATCACCATCCCCTTCCTGCTCAAGAAGCTGGCGCCCACCTGCAAGTCG GAGCTGCCCCGCTTCCAGGAGCTGATCTTCGAGGACTTTGCCAAGTTCATCCTCGTGGAGAACACGTACGAGGAGGTGGTGCTGCAGACGGTCATGAAGGACATCCTGCAAG ccgtGAAGGAGGCCGCCGTGCAGCGCAAGCACAACCTCTACCGGGACAGCATGGTCATGCACAACAGCGACCCCAACCTGCACCTGCTGGCCGAGGGCGCCCCCATCGACTGGGGCGGCGAGTACGGGGGCGGCGGGGACGGCGCGGGCATGCCCGGCTCCCCGGAGGCGGCTGCGCTCTCGGAGAAGCGGCGACGCGCCAAGCACGTGGTGTCGCTggtgcaggaggaggaggaggcggcgctGCCCCTCGAGGCTAGCCCGGAGCCCGCGTCGCCAGCGTCGCCGGCGTCCCCGGACAGTGTCACGGAGATCCGGGGCCTGCTGGCCCGGGAGCAGCAGGCCGACAGCCCCGCGCCGGCCGGGCCCCTGCCCAATGGGGCGCCCGCGCAGGAGAGCCCGCGCCCCCCggcggcgcccgcgcccgcgccccgcgtcTCGCCCCCGCCCGCCAAGGCCCCGGGCCCCGACAGCCCCAAGCCCAGCGACCAGGAGACGGGCGAGCAGGTGTCCGGCCCCGGCGGCCGCGCCCCCATCCACACCACCACCGAGGACAGTGCCGGGGTGCAGACGGAGTTCTAG